In a genomic window of Clavelina lepadiformis chromosome 7, kaClaLepa1.1, whole genome shotgun sequence:
- the LOC143464855 gene encoding uncharacterized protein LOC143464855 isoform X4: MADSVNKRDNRLRRNVSKLINRNTEKVLRTFGVGEETKDEIIDNYVHLVTKQQIQFHKFQRDIKLYLQSIIAMKNATEALYNSMSEVYDDDWLGKDMLASLAKTTELLHSDLHSRLNTEVIAAIQDHLNQCNEMKVKAGKRGRKLVDFDASRRALHALQGSKKLEESKLSKARDQVTQAHETYEQINGQLHEELPDLYDSRVVLATDVISSVANAEKSFYSELAEVQSKLLHVLSNVRDAYDNGDYRIQRLHSSVINTAQRKTDPHPEAPATLPADEVSSRSRAHSEKSDDRSHKSRSRGSASSSHDRHGSASPHKHSRHGSSSSHRQGSSHSRHSHSSRTKGDRAVEPDEKKAKTTKINNDYVNIEVGVASAIVEDEDQKPSDVSDNEAFKQENVKERAVEPQAPASLSVDAGDVPKPSPRAHSRHPHSSSVDRSNVTVNEKVPPSPRPRTLNPLATAPQFEENKSDMSEVGPEEKPGPSVLYRQTKETSPTEQTDEIESSTKRRSFLGKFFSLNRSSKPPIEESVQEQNVVSPTKKRGGFFTLKRKKRSQSVENIHLDANKHKQISSAITDPDTPESQFACTEAVFEKMPSDAIESDVSDTEQTHSVGQVDDEAIAAPFEDQQDHLHGIDVVEENEELKQTTESSSFKEEADAAEFGRLSLVVDPLGGSLIMESTMGESDAVVDGDNIRDVGIGRTSAGSMSSSLASMIKDTANIAISVSCDDNADSKFGDCEDEPDGKLDDGLIKPAPNSQGCSAAHPEELFSVVAEESTATEQENVYLQMDAFACKPAKKDKSQPVNVSGEDSTDNSLQLQAEMVSQSHNVMLGSLDLTTTNLLPSENFDDAKRYSNVADDDSITISSTVNSSVSDIDLKSVDFGSTESLSKFAESVMGKHFLETDVVIPDSTFNDDIVLSKDSPTINDKSISYNPDEIYNMAEEPQAEDHNSQGSVEKPDPALNTSNKVDEHGTDDIYDVAVNARPIADALSPSPSAERVDHPKRHDSAEEAQDICQVAKEISISEKEHIQGNFGDCLPEDIYDVSIVSRLGSITLVDKAMHLTDPEIHFKDSSLHANPTPDDVQNEEDVYEEVTSHVRPYVNISKKQSSASNGSQSVDRGSSTLHDFETNDVYEDMTLPVHQHTNISYKQHLNEDGYRPVHVNTFTHNCVAAEDVYEGMTTQGYSSESKIHLPEDVGDVDAVYDVSLEL; the protein is encoded by the exons ATGGCTGATAGTGTTAATAAACGTGACAATCGTCTCAGGAGAAATGTTTCAAAGCTCATCAATCGCAATACAGAAAAG GTGCTGCGGACTTTTGGTGTTGGTGAAGAAACAAAGGATGAAATAATAGACAACTATGTTCATCTTGTCACCAAGCAGCAG ATACAGTTTCACAAGTTTCAAAGAGATATCAAATTGTATCTTCAGTCAATAATTG CTATGAAAAATGCAACTGAAGCTTTGTATAATTCAATGAGTGAAGTATATGATGATGATTGGTTGGGAAAGGACATGTTAGCTTCTTTAGCTAAG ACAACTGAATTGTTACACAGTGATCTTCATTCCCGGCTGAATACAGAAGTTATTGCTGCAATACAAGATCACCTGAATCAA tgtaatgaaatgaaagtGAAAGCTGGGAAACGAGGCCGAAAGCTTGTTGATTTTGATGCTTCCCGAAGAGCGCTTCACGCATTGCAAGGTTCAAAGAAACTGGAAGAGAGCAAATTGTCcaaa GCTCGGGACCAAGTTACACAAGCTCATGAAACCTATGAGCAGATAAATGGTCAGTTACATGAAGAACTGCCTGATCTTTATGATTCTCGAGTTGTTTTAGCAACAGATGTCATATCTAGTGTTGCCAATGCTGAAAAGTCTTTCTATTCTGAACTTGCAGAA gtgcaaagcaaacttttgCATGTTCTGTCAAATGTAAGAGATGCTTACGACAATGGAGATTACAGAATCCAACGATTGCACTCTTCTGTaat AAACACAGCACAAAGAAAAACGGATCCTCATCCTGAAGCGCCAGCCACTCTTCCTGCTGATGAAGTAAGCAGTAGGTCCAGAGCTCATTCGGAGAAATCGGATGACAGATCTCACAAAAGTCGTTCGCGGGGTAGCGCATCATCTTCACATGATAGACACGGAAGCGCTTCCCCCCACAAGCATAGCAGACATGGAAGTTCATCATCCCATAGACAAGGAAG CTCACACTCTCGACATTCACATAGCAGCAGGACAAAAGGTGATCGTGCTGTTGAACCAGATGAGAAGAAGGCAAAAACCACTAAAAT AAACAATGACTACGTCAACATAGAGGTTGGTGTCGCTTCAGCAATTGTTGAAGATGAAGATCAAAAGCCATCAGATGTATCTGATAATGAAgctttcaagcaagag AATGTGAAAGAGAGAGCTGTTGAACCACAGGCCCCTGCAAGCCTGTCAGTTGATGCAGGTGACGTACCCAAGCCATCACCACGGGCTCACTCTCGACATCCGCATTCATCATCAGTCGATAGAAGTAATGTCACTGTCAATGAAAAGGTGCCCCCTTCTCCTCGGCCTCGGACCCTTAATCCATTGGCTACAGCCCCACAATTTGAAGAGAATAAAAGTGACATGTCAGAGGTGGGGCCAGAAGAGAAACCTGGCCCATCTGTTTTGTACAGGCAGACTAAAGAAACAAGCCCTACTGAACAGACTGATGAAATAGAG TCATCTACGAAGCGAAGATCGTTTCTTGGTAAATTCTTTTCTCTTAACCGGTCATCAAAGCCACCCATAGAAGAGTCAGTACAAGAACAGAATGTTGTGTCCCCTACGAAGAAACGTGGCGGCTTTTTCACTCTTAAGAGGAAGAAAAGATCTCAATCAGTGGAAAACATTCACTTAGACGcaaataaacacaaacaaatttcTTCTGCTATAACTGATCCTGATACCCCAGAATCACAGTTTGCCTGCACTGAGGCAGTTTTCGAAAAGATGCCTTCAGATGCTATAGAATCTGATGTTAGCGACACAGAGCAGACACATTCAGTTGGACAGGTTGATGATGAGGCAATTGCTGCTCCATTTGAAGATCAGCAAGATCATCTGCATGGCATTGATGTTGTGGAAGAAAACGAGGAGCTTAAACAAACCACAGAGAGCTCCAGTTTTAAAGAGGAAGCTGATGCAGCTGAATTTGGGAGATTGTCACTGGTTGTCGATCCTTTGGGAGGTTCCTTGATCATGGAATCCACGATGGGAGAGTCTGATGCAGTGGTAGATGGTGATAATATCAGAGATGTAGGAATAGGGCGCACATCTGCTGGTAGTATGTCTTCTTCTTTGGCATCGATGATAAAAGATACTGCTAACATTGCCATTTCTGTATCGTGTGATGACAATGCAGACAGTAAATTTGGTGATTGTGAAGATGAACCAGATGGAAAGTTGGATGATGGATTGATTAAACCTGCACCTAATTCTCAAGGATGCTCTGCTGCACATCCAGaagaacttttttctgttgttgCGGAAGAGAGTACCGCAACTGAACAGGAGAATGTTTATCTCCAGATGGATGCATTTGCCTGTAAACCTGctaaaaaagataaaagcCAACCAGTTAATGTATCTGGTGAAGATTCCACCGACAACAGTTTGCAGCTTCAAGCAGAAATGGTTTCTCAAAGTCATAATGTAATGCTTGGATCCTTGGATCTTACTACAACTAACCTACTACCATCTGAAAACTTCGACGATGCAAAACGTTACAGCAATGTGGCTGATGATGACAGCATAACCATAAGTTCAACTGTCAACAGTTCTGTAAGTGATATAGATTTGAAATCTGTTGATTTTGGATCCACTGAAAGCCTGAGCAAGTTTGCTGAAAGCGTCATGGGGAAACATTTCTTAGAAACTGATGTGGTTATTCCTGATAGTACTTTTAATGATGATATTGTTTTATCTAAGGATAGTCCCACAATAAATGACAAGAGTATTAGTTATAATCCTGATGAAATTTACAACATGGCTGAAGAACCACAAGCAGAAGATCACAACAGTCAAGGTTCTGTTGAAAAACCTGATCCAGCTTTAAACACTTCAAACAAAGTAGATGAGCATGGGACTGATGACATCTATGACGTAGCTGTTAATGCTCGGCCCATTGCAGATGCACTGAGCCCCTCACCATCTGCTGAAAGAGTGGATCATCCCAAAAGACATGATTCTGCTGAAGAGGCACAGGACATATGTCAGGTTGCTAAGGAAATATCTATTTCTGAGAAGGAGCATATTCAAGGAAATTTTGGAGATTGCTTACCAGAAGATATATATGATGTATCTATTGTATCTCGTCTTGGCAGTATAACATTGGTGGATAAAGCAATGCACCTTACAGATCCTGAAATCCACTTCAAAGACTCATCTCTGCATGCAAATCCAACTCCAGATGATGTGCAAAATGAGGAGGATGTGTATGAGGAGGTGACTTCTCATGTGCGGCCATACGTGAATATATCTAAGAAACAAAGTTCTGCTTCCAATGGCAGTCAATCAGTAGATAGGGGCTCTTCCACTCTTCACGATTTCGAAACCAATGATGTATATGAGGATATGACTTTGCCAGTTCATCAGCATACGAATATTTCTTACAAACAACACCTGAATGAAGATGGATATCGACCTGTTCACGTAAATACTTTTACTCATAACTGTGTGGCGGCGGAGGATGTTTATGAAGGCATGACTACACAAGGTTACTCTTCTGAATCCAAAATACATCTTCCTGAAGATGTTGGGGATGTTGATGCAGTGTATGATGTTTCCCTT GAGCTATGA
- the LOC143464855 gene encoding uncharacterized protein LOC143464855 isoform X1: MADSVNKRDNRLRRNVSKLINRNTEKVLRTFGVGEETKDEIIDNYVHLVTKQQIQFHKFQRDIKLYLQSIIAMKNATEALYNSMSEVYDDDWLGKDMLASLAKTTELLHSDLHSRLNTEVIAAIQDHLNQCNEMKVKAGKRGRKLVDFDASRRALHALQGSKKLEESKLSKARDQVTQAHETYEQINGQLHEELPDLYDSRVVLATDVISSVANAEKSFYSELAEVQSKLLHVLSNVRDAYDNGDYRIQRLHSSVINTAQRKTDPHPEAPATLPADEVSSRSRAHSEKSDDRSHKSRSRGSASSSHDRHGSASPHKHSRHGSSSSHRQGSSHSRHSHSSRTKGDRAVEPDEKKAKTTKINNDYVNIEVGVASAIVEDEDQKPSDVSDNEAFKQENVKERAVEPQAPASLSVDAGDVPKPSPRAHSRHPHSSSVDRSNVTVNEKVPPSPRPRTLNPLATAPQFEENKSDMSEVGPEEKPGPSVLYRQTKETSPTEQTDEIESSTKRRSFLGKFFSLNRSSKPPIEESVQEQNVVSPTKKRGGFFTLKRKKRSQSVENIHLDANKHKQISSAITDPDTPESQFACTEAVFEKMPSDAIESDVSDTEQTHSVGQVDDEAIAAPFEDQQDHLHGIDVVEENEELKQTTESSSFKEEADAAEFGRLSLVVDPLGGSLIMESTMGESDAVVDGDNIRDVGIGRTSAGSMSSSLASMIKDTANIAISVSCDDNADSKFGDCEDEPDGKLDDGLIKPAPNSQGCSAAHPEELFSVVAEESTATEQENVYLQMDAFACKPAKKDKSQPVNVSGEDSTDNSLQLQAEMVSQSHNVMLGSLDLTTTNLLPSENFDDAKRYSNVADDDSITISSTVNSSVSDIDLKSVDFGSTESLSKFAESVMGKHFLETDVVIPDSTFNDDIVLSKDSPTINDKSISYNPDEIYNMAEEPQAEDHNSQGSVEKPDPALNTSNKVDEHGTDDIYDVAVNARPIADALSPSPSAERVDHPKRHDSAEEAQDICQVAKEISISEKEHIQGNFGDCLPEDIYDVSIVSRLGSITLVDKAMHLTDPEIHFKDSSLHANPTPDDVQNEEDVYEEVTSHVRPYVNISKKQSSASNGSQSVDRGSSTLHDFETNDVYEDMTLPVHQHTNISYKQHLNEDGYRPVHVNTFTHNCVAAEDVYEGMTTQGYSSESKIHLPEDVGDVDAVYDVSLSEKQAQNTQQNGVPHNSDEPSELIGYNKCIYKKKPSNEILPPHFLYKAIAQYPYKGSDEDELNFDKDDIIYVVEFPDPDEQDEGWQMGILQSSWKDTRDTSCMGVFPENFTKRLT, translated from the exons ATGGCTGATAGTGTTAATAAACGTGACAATCGTCTCAGGAGAAATGTTTCAAAGCTCATCAATCGCAATACAGAAAAG GTGCTGCGGACTTTTGGTGTTGGTGAAGAAACAAAGGATGAAATAATAGACAACTATGTTCATCTTGTCACCAAGCAGCAG ATACAGTTTCACAAGTTTCAAAGAGATATCAAATTGTATCTTCAGTCAATAATTG CTATGAAAAATGCAACTGAAGCTTTGTATAATTCAATGAGTGAAGTATATGATGATGATTGGTTGGGAAAGGACATGTTAGCTTCTTTAGCTAAG ACAACTGAATTGTTACACAGTGATCTTCATTCCCGGCTGAATACAGAAGTTATTGCTGCAATACAAGATCACCTGAATCAA tgtaatgaaatgaaagtGAAAGCTGGGAAACGAGGCCGAAAGCTTGTTGATTTTGATGCTTCCCGAAGAGCGCTTCACGCATTGCAAGGTTCAAAGAAACTGGAAGAGAGCAAATTGTCcaaa GCTCGGGACCAAGTTACACAAGCTCATGAAACCTATGAGCAGATAAATGGTCAGTTACATGAAGAACTGCCTGATCTTTATGATTCTCGAGTTGTTTTAGCAACAGATGTCATATCTAGTGTTGCCAATGCTGAAAAGTCTTTCTATTCTGAACTTGCAGAA gtgcaaagcaaacttttgCATGTTCTGTCAAATGTAAGAGATGCTTACGACAATGGAGATTACAGAATCCAACGATTGCACTCTTCTGTaat AAACACAGCACAAAGAAAAACGGATCCTCATCCTGAAGCGCCAGCCACTCTTCCTGCTGATGAAGTAAGCAGTAGGTCCAGAGCTCATTCGGAGAAATCGGATGACAGATCTCACAAAAGTCGTTCGCGGGGTAGCGCATCATCTTCACATGATAGACACGGAAGCGCTTCCCCCCACAAGCATAGCAGACATGGAAGTTCATCATCCCATAGACAAGGAAG CTCACACTCTCGACATTCACATAGCAGCAGGACAAAAGGTGATCGTGCTGTTGAACCAGATGAGAAGAAGGCAAAAACCACTAAAAT AAACAATGACTACGTCAACATAGAGGTTGGTGTCGCTTCAGCAATTGTTGAAGATGAAGATCAAAAGCCATCAGATGTATCTGATAATGAAgctttcaagcaagag AATGTGAAAGAGAGAGCTGTTGAACCACAGGCCCCTGCAAGCCTGTCAGTTGATGCAGGTGACGTACCCAAGCCATCACCACGGGCTCACTCTCGACATCCGCATTCATCATCAGTCGATAGAAGTAATGTCACTGTCAATGAAAAGGTGCCCCCTTCTCCTCGGCCTCGGACCCTTAATCCATTGGCTACAGCCCCACAATTTGAAGAGAATAAAAGTGACATGTCAGAGGTGGGGCCAGAAGAGAAACCTGGCCCATCTGTTTTGTACAGGCAGACTAAAGAAACAAGCCCTACTGAACAGACTGATGAAATAGAG TCATCTACGAAGCGAAGATCGTTTCTTGGTAAATTCTTTTCTCTTAACCGGTCATCAAAGCCACCCATAGAAGAGTCAGTACAAGAACAGAATGTTGTGTCCCCTACGAAGAAACGTGGCGGCTTTTTCACTCTTAAGAGGAAGAAAAGATCTCAATCAGTGGAAAACATTCACTTAGACGcaaataaacacaaacaaatttcTTCTGCTATAACTGATCCTGATACCCCAGAATCACAGTTTGCCTGCACTGAGGCAGTTTTCGAAAAGATGCCTTCAGATGCTATAGAATCTGATGTTAGCGACACAGAGCAGACACATTCAGTTGGACAGGTTGATGATGAGGCAATTGCTGCTCCATTTGAAGATCAGCAAGATCATCTGCATGGCATTGATGTTGTGGAAGAAAACGAGGAGCTTAAACAAACCACAGAGAGCTCCAGTTTTAAAGAGGAAGCTGATGCAGCTGAATTTGGGAGATTGTCACTGGTTGTCGATCCTTTGGGAGGTTCCTTGATCATGGAATCCACGATGGGAGAGTCTGATGCAGTGGTAGATGGTGATAATATCAGAGATGTAGGAATAGGGCGCACATCTGCTGGTAGTATGTCTTCTTCTTTGGCATCGATGATAAAAGATACTGCTAACATTGCCATTTCTGTATCGTGTGATGACAATGCAGACAGTAAATTTGGTGATTGTGAAGATGAACCAGATGGAAAGTTGGATGATGGATTGATTAAACCTGCACCTAATTCTCAAGGATGCTCTGCTGCACATCCAGaagaacttttttctgttgttgCGGAAGAGAGTACCGCAACTGAACAGGAGAATGTTTATCTCCAGATGGATGCATTTGCCTGTAAACCTGctaaaaaagataaaagcCAACCAGTTAATGTATCTGGTGAAGATTCCACCGACAACAGTTTGCAGCTTCAAGCAGAAATGGTTTCTCAAAGTCATAATGTAATGCTTGGATCCTTGGATCTTACTACAACTAACCTACTACCATCTGAAAACTTCGACGATGCAAAACGTTACAGCAATGTGGCTGATGATGACAGCATAACCATAAGTTCAACTGTCAACAGTTCTGTAAGTGATATAGATTTGAAATCTGTTGATTTTGGATCCACTGAAAGCCTGAGCAAGTTTGCTGAAAGCGTCATGGGGAAACATTTCTTAGAAACTGATGTGGTTATTCCTGATAGTACTTTTAATGATGATATTGTTTTATCTAAGGATAGTCCCACAATAAATGACAAGAGTATTAGTTATAATCCTGATGAAATTTACAACATGGCTGAAGAACCACAAGCAGAAGATCACAACAGTCAAGGTTCTGTTGAAAAACCTGATCCAGCTTTAAACACTTCAAACAAAGTAGATGAGCATGGGACTGATGACATCTATGACGTAGCTGTTAATGCTCGGCCCATTGCAGATGCACTGAGCCCCTCACCATCTGCTGAAAGAGTGGATCATCCCAAAAGACATGATTCTGCTGAAGAGGCACAGGACATATGTCAGGTTGCTAAGGAAATATCTATTTCTGAGAAGGAGCATATTCAAGGAAATTTTGGAGATTGCTTACCAGAAGATATATATGATGTATCTATTGTATCTCGTCTTGGCAGTATAACATTGGTGGATAAAGCAATGCACCTTACAGATCCTGAAATCCACTTCAAAGACTCATCTCTGCATGCAAATCCAACTCCAGATGATGTGCAAAATGAGGAGGATGTGTATGAGGAGGTGACTTCTCATGTGCGGCCATACGTGAATATATCTAAGAAACAAAGTTCTGCTTCCAATGGCAGTCAATCAGTAGATAGGGGCTCTTCCACTCTTCACGATTTCGAAACCAATGATGTATATGAGGATATGACTTTGCCAGTTCATCAGCATACGAATATTTCTTACAAACAACACCTGAATGAAGATGGATATCGACCTGTTCACGTAAATACTTTTACTCATAACTGTGTGGCGGCGGAGGATGTTTATGAAGGCATGACTACACAAGGTTACTCTTCTGAATCCAAAATACATCTTCCTGAAGATGTTGGGGATGTTGATGCAGTGTATGATGTTTCCCTT AGTGAGAAGCAGGCTCAGAACACGCAGCAAAATGGAGTACCTCACAATTCTGATGAACCATCTGAACTAATAGGTTACAATAAGTGCATAT ACAAGAAGAAGCCTTCAAATGAAATCCTTCCTCCACACTTTTTGTATAAG GCTATTGCACAATATCCGTACAAGGGCTCAGATGAAGATGAATTGAATTTTGATAAAGATGATATTATTTATGTCGTTGAATTTCCTGACCCTGACGAGCAG GATGAGGGATGGCAGATGGGAATCCTTCAGTCATCCTGGAAAGACACAAGAGATACTTCATGCATGGGAGTATTTCCagaaaatttcacaaaaagatTGACGTAA